In the Archocentrus centrarchus isolate MPI-CPG fArcCen1 chromosome 11, fArcCen1, whole genome shotgun sequence genome, AAGGTCACCTTGCTAATCTGTTGAGTCTGCTCTCTTAAATAAGGCCTTTCTGCGTGCTCAAACTGCAGAAATCTGTACTAGGTGACTGCATTTGTAGCCGGTGTTCAGTCATCTACTGCAGAAAGACCCTGAATGTGACAATACTGGGGTCACACTCAGGGTCTTTCACCCTGCAAAGTTTGTATcgctttttctcttcttcagagCTCAGCACCTCTCCGTCTTCAAGCCATTTCACGTGCAGGTGTTTTCACGCAGAGGTTGCCGCAGCAGCGTGTGACTTTTTGAGGAGCGCATTCCTTTCGCCTGTGGGATGCAGTGATGAAAAAATAGCCCATAAGTGAGTGCCTCCAGGCAGGCTACAAGCCAGAACAAACGTAATGGAGATAATATGGTCCCACCTGGAGGTAGCGCGCAAAGTACTTGGCAGCTTCTATCAAGAACAGACAGGTGGTCAAAACTGTAAAAATTTCCCCAAATGTTAGACCCCCACCCCACTCTCACCCCACTGTCCTCAATGCAAAGTGCCATTTGTAATAGGGCATCAGTCACCTATCTATAGATGCGTCCTCCCAGGACTTAGTTTTATCTATTTGttcttcaaaaaaacaaacaaaaaaaacccatataGTTCAAAATGTATGATtacaatgacaaaaacagataAGCAACAAACAactaactaaaaaaaatgtctttatttatgttttttacagtttaatgAGTCAGTCTGAGAATGAACCGAATTTTTTTGTGCACAAAACGATCTACAACAGCTTATTAGCGAGTAGGAGCGGAAATTAAAGACGAGGTGGTGAAAATTACGCGCACTTCCGCTTTAAAAGAGGAGCTGCGTGTAGCTTGGGAGAGAGTCACTGTTGATGCCGAATCACCCGGCGGCGCGGTGCTCAGTTCCTGAGCTGCTTATATACGCGTGTAGGCGAACGCGGCGCCCCGTCTGTCCAGGATTTTGTTTTCGTCGTTTCTTTTGTGACAGCGGGCGGGCGTAACTTTACGCAGAGAAACAGAAGGTGAGTCTGCGAGGCTACACCTGAGGGATATCTCTCCTCGCTGAATCTGTAAGCAGTTTGTCTTCTCCTCCCAACTCCACTTGTTGATGGGGCACTAAGTGGTTATCGGCGCATTCAATAAACGGAGTTACTCTTATGCGTAATTTGGACAATCCCCTGTCTGAGGGCAGGGCGAAAGAAGTTTTTATAGCCGGTGGAGGGTTTTTTTGGCAGATGGTTGGGATGTTTAGCGACCGGTAGCAGCCTTCGGCATCAGATCGTGTTACACAAGCTGCTACCAAGTGAGCGGCGGCATGGGGAACCAGATGGACAGGCTGTCACATTTAAGTTACGCAGAAGTTCCCACAGTGGACCCCAACGGCGTGGACACGGAGGACGGTCCACGGATCGGCGTCTCTTACATATTTTCCAACGACGACGACGAACTGGAGGATGGCTGCGCGGTCGACTGCTCAGAGAAAGACCCGAATCAGGAAGAGAAACAATACGACCAGCGTGACGAGGTGGAATGCGCCGTTTACAACAGAGATGAATGCATTTATGAAAAGAGCGCAAAGGCGGTTAACCTTGAAGTTTACTCTCCAGAGAATCTGCTAAACAAATGTAAACCAGGTGACTTAGTGGAATTTGTGGCTACGGGTCAGTACCCGCACTGGGCAGTGTATGTGGGGGACTTCCAGGTGGTGCACCTGCACAGAGCCGAGGTAAAGAACAGCTTTCTGACAGATGCGAGTCAAGGGAGGAGGTGTCGGATTGTTAACGACCTGTACAAATTTAAAGCTCTGGGTCCGGACGTGGTAGTGCAAAACGCGATGGAGCAGGTGGGATTAAAGGACCGGGAGCTGAGCTGGAGAAACTCTGAGTGTTTTGCAGCCTGGTGCAGGTTCGGCAAGAGGGAGTTCAAAATGGGTGGGGAGATACGCATAGGCAAGCAACCCTACAGGTTGAAAATATTCATGTTGGACAAACAGCCCCGAGTGCTGGAGTTTCAGAGTTTGGAGGACATGATCatggagaagaggaggaacGATCACCTGGGCAGGACAGCCGTGCTTCGGGAGCTGGCCCCCCATTTCAGCAGGATGGAGGAGATAAAAAGCGAGCCGGGAGCTGAATGATGTCTGCTTTTTTCATGCTCTTCAAATTAGGCCAATTGCTTTGCAACTATAGAGTAGCCTTTACTGAACATAATCTGTTACATTGTCCTTTAGCAAACATTCACatctatattttctttttaattggaGCACAGATGTCATAATTCTTACCTGAATATTGTCAGTCCAGCTATGGATTtttggtcctacatatttatgAATTACATTGATGTTATTGCCTTAAAGCCAcaaccctcagcatcctctgttgCCATATGGCCTTAGCAAATATGAATTCAGTTATCTGAGATAAATTGAATAGCCTGATTTGCAGCCCCCAAAGCCTCTCTAATCACAGAATGTATAGTTTTTATAAAAGCTTTACACATCTCACTTAAACTGTAATGATTCTGTAAGTAGAGCAAATTTTTCTCTATTTATAGTGTGTCTTGTTATTTTGTCCTTGTGTCGTTCAACTTCATCTCATTTCACCCGGACAGCGGTGTCAGAGCTGCTCGCCAAATACAAGCAGAGGTCGTTCTGCCCTTAAGGGTAACCCTCAC is a window encoding:
- the lratd2a gene encoding protein LRATD2a, which codes for MGNQMDRLSHLSYAEVPTVDPNGVDTEDGPRIGVSYIFSNDDDELEDGCAVDCSEKDPNQEEKQYDQRDEVECAVYNRDECIYEKSAKAVNLEVYSPENLLNKCKPGDLVEFVATGQYPHWAVYVGDFQVVHLHRAEVKNSFLTDASQGRRCRIVNDLYKFKALGPDVVVQNAMEQVGLKDRELSWRNSECFAAWCRFGKREFKMGGEIRIGKQPYRLKIFMLDKQPRVLEFQSLEDMIMEKRRNDHLGRTAVLRELAPHFSRMEEIKSEPGAE